Proteins encoded together in one Catellatospora citrea window:
- a CDS encoding ABC transporter permease, translated as MPSKLNDAVLGLGAPGDDPRNPWFSWSYVSQNTDTLLAALREHLFLTLVAVTLATVIAIPLAILAYRVGSLAGPILGFTGVLYTIPSLALFAFLAPFTGIVKPTTVLIGLTMYALLTIVRNTLTALRQVPADVLDSARGMGYGKRAMLWRIELPLALPGIMTGLRIATVSTVALVTVGELAGWGGLGELIIGGFNSNYYRPQIMTATLLCVALALVLDLVLLAVGRIVMPWTRRRAA; from the coding sequence ATGCCCTCCAAGCTCAACGACGCCGTGCTCGGCCTCGGCGCACCGGGCGACGATCCGCGCAACCCCTGGTTCTCCTGGAGCTACGTCAGCCAGAACACCGACACCCTGCTCGCCGCGCTGCGCGAACACCTCTTCCTGACCTTAGTCGCCGTGACACTGGCGACGGTGATCGCGATCCCGCTGGCGATCCTGGCCTACCGCGTCGGCTCGCTGGCCGGGCCGATCCTGGGGTTCACCGGTGTGCTCTACACCATCCCCTCCCTGGCGCTGTTCGCGTTCCTCGCCCCGTTCACGGGCATCGTCAAGCCGACCACGGTGCTGATCGGACTGACGATGTACGCGCTGCTGACCATCGTGCGCAACACGCTGACCGCGCTGCGGCAGGTGCCCGCCGACGTGCTCGACAGCGCCCGCGGCATGGGCTACGGCAAGCGGGCCATGCTGTGGCGCATCGAGCTGCCGCTCGCGCTGCCCGGCATCATGACCGGCCTGCGCATCGCCACCGTGTCGACGGTGGCGCTGGTCACGGTCGGCGAGCTGGCCGGCTGGGGCGGCCTCGGCGAGCTGATCATCGGCGGCTTCAACAGCAACTACTACCGTCCGCAGATCATGACGGCGACGCTGCTGTGCGTGGCCCTCGCCCTGGTCCTCGACCTGGTCCTGCTCGCCGTGGGCCGCATCGTGATGCCCTGGACCCGCCGGAGAGCAGCATGA
- a CDS encoding ABC transporter ATP-binding protein, translating into MNRTAAVSIRLDGVRKQYDGGTVAVRELSLELPAGELTVLVGPSGCGKSTILRMVNRLIEPSGGRMWLGDDEITAVDPIALRRRIGYVIQNVGLFPHQTVRDNVGTVPKLLGWPKGQIAERTAELLDLVGLDPARYADRYPHELSGGQRQRVGVARALAADPVVLLMDEPFSAVDPIVRGRLQDEFLRLQQTVRKTIVFVTHDVDEAVRLGDRIAVLSEGGKLEQFAPPAELLAKPANTFVAEFVGADRGIKLLAVTPIPREGLRPMPDAPDGAPSVPADGSLRDALAALLEGDTGWVVVRDGADALGILTPEDVYAVLRR; encoded by the coding sequence GTGAACCGTACCGCTGCGGTGTCGATCAGGTTGGACGGCGTACGTAAGCAGTACGACGGCGGCACGGTCGCGGTCCGCGAGCTGAGCCTGGAGCTGCCCGCCGGCGAGCTGACCGTGCTGGTCGGGCCGTCGGGCTGCGGCAAGTCCACCATCCTGCGGATGGTCAACCGGCTGATCGAGCCGTCGGGCGGGCGGATGTGGCTCGGCGACGACGAGATCACCGCGGTCGACCCGATCGCGCTGCGGCGGCGCATCGGCTACGTCATCCAGAACGTGGGCCTGTTCCCGCACCAGACCGTACGCGACAACGTCGGCACCGTGCCCAAGCTGCTCGGCTGGCCCAAGGGGCAGATCGCCGAGCGCACCGCGGAGCTGCTGGACCTGGTCGGCCTCGACCCGGCCCGCTATGCCGACCGCTACCCGCACGAGCTGTCCGGCGGGCAGCGCCAGCGCGTCGGGGTGGCCCGGGCGCTGGCCGCCGACCCGGTGGTGCTGCTGATGGACGAGCCGTTCTCGGCCGTCGACCCGATCGTGCGCGGACGGCTGCAGGACGAGTTCCTGCGCCTGCAGCAGACGGTCCGCAAGACGATCGTCTTCGTCACGCACGACGTCGACGAGGCCGTGCGCCTCGGCGACCGGATCGCGGTGCTGTCCGAGGGCGGCAAGCTGGAGCAGTTCGCGCCCCCCGCGGAACTGCTGGCCAAGCCGGCGAACACGTTCGTCGCCGAGTTCGTCGGCGCGGACCGCGGCATCAAGCTGCTGGCGGTGACCCCGATTCCGCGCGAGGGCCTGCGCCCGATGCCCGACGCCCCGGACGGGGCGCCGTCGGTGCCGGCGGACGGCTCGCTGCGCGACGCGCTCGCCGCGCTGCTGGAGGGCGACACCGGCTGGGTCGTGGTCCGCGACGGCGCCGACGCCCTCGGCATCCTGACCCCCGAGGACGTCTACGCCGTCCTCCGCCGCTGA
- a CDS encoding ABC transporter permease has translation MSVIEDAIVWLNDPLNWTNPDGIFARTAEHLWISAAAVALGCAVAWPLGVLMGHVGRGGPAVVTVTNLSRAVPTVALLTIFPLTAIGFGPPAIILALSLFAIPPLLANAYLGLREVDPEVRDAGRGMGLSGWQLLRKVELPLAVPYLANGFRIAAVQVVATATLAAYVNGGGLGMIISRGFGLGLASGGGQVLAGGLLVALLCLAVEGVLALAEKALLPKSLRRVKHRPPASVADALPAGS, from the coding sequence ATGAGCGTCATCGAGGATGCGATCGTCTGGCTCAACGATCCGCTGAACTGGACCAACCCCGACGGCATCTTCGCGCGTACGGCCGAGCACCTGTGGATCTCCGCGGCGGCGGTGGCGCTGGGCTGCGCGGTCGCCTGGCCGCTGGGCGTGTTGATGGGGCACGTCGGCCGCGGCGGCCCCGCGGTGGTGACCGTGACCAACCTCAGCCGCGCCGTGCCCACGGTGGCGCTGCTCACCATCTTCCCGCTCACCGCGATCGGCTTCGGCCCGCCGGCGATCATCCTGGCACTGTCCCTGTTCGCGATCCCGCCCCTGCTGGCCAACGCCTACCTGGGCCTGCGCGAGGTCGATCCCGAGGTGCGCGACGCGGGCCGGGGCATGGGCCTGTCCGGCTGGCAGCTGCTGCGCAAGGTGGAGCTGCCGCTGGCGGTGCCGTATCTCGCCAACGGGTTCCGCATCGCCGCGGTGCAGGTGGTGGCGACCGCGACCCTGGCCGCATACGTCAACGGCGGCGGCCTCGGCATGATCATCAGTCGGGGCTTCGGGCTGGGTCTCGCCTCGGGCGGCGGCCAGGTGCTGGCCGGCGGCCTGCTGGTGGCACTGCTCTGCCTGGCCGTGGAGGGCGTGCTCGCCCTCGCCGAGAAAGCGCTGCTGCCCAAGTCGCTGCGCCGCGTCAAGCACCGCCCGCCGGCATCGGTCGCCGACGCGCTGCCCGCCGGATCCTGA
- a CDS encoding FAD-dependent monooxygenase, which yields MDADVVISGGGPTGLLLAAELRLGGARVVVLERRAEPDPVPRANGLVGQVVTVLYRRGLYRALARHDRGPRALVRRWFTGSLGDRPRPVRGFSHAGFRLDLRRLRDANPLHVLAVPQRRMEQVFERHARGLGADVRRGHTFAGLAQDGDGVTVEVDGPDGRYRLRAAYLVGCDGSHSAVRKAAGIGFPGETSREVVIRMAHVVLPRAALTPAGALRAADGTAYRPYQLHRTAHGAFSFASFIPGVHVLSTHEWDAAAPGEQVPMSVAEARTSLSRVVGADVPVAEPPSDGRPWILRRLTDRNNRLADPYRAGRVFVVGDAAHVFAGFGGSNLNLGLQDAVNLAWKLALVTRGLAPDALLDTYAAERRPQARRALDRTREQAELMAPGDEVTARRERYAARLREPGFLREVADAVAGLDLPYPMGQGPALLGRMAPDLRLTHDGRRIRLASLQHGARPLLLDLTGGSALAAAAAPWRDRVDLVRATPRDPGTPPALLIRPDGYVAWTSPAPDDPTGLTDAVTTWFGPPRTTP from the coding sequence ATGGACGCCGATGTGGTGATCTCCGGCGGCGGCCCGACCGGGCTGCTGCTCGCCGCCGAGTTGCGCCTGGGCGGGGCGCGGGTGGTGGTGCTGGAACGCCGCGCCGAGCCCGACCCGGTGCCGCGCGCCAACGGACTGGTCGGCCAGGTGGTGACCGTGCTGTACCGGCGCGGGCTCTACCGCGCCCTGGCCCGCCACGACCGCGGGCCCCGGGCCCTGGTCCGGCGCTGGTTCACCGGGTCGCTCGGCGACCGGCCCCGCCCCGTGCGCGGCTTCTCGCACGCCGGGTTCCGGCTCGACCTGCGCCGCCTGCGCGATGCCAACCCGCTGCACGTGCTCGCGGTGCCGCAGCGCCGGATGGAGCAGGTCTTCGAACGGCACGCCCGCGGGCTCGGCGCGGACGTCCGGCGTGGACACACGTTCGCCGGGCTCGCCCAGGACGGCGACGGCGTCACGGTCGAGGTCGACGGCCCCGACGGGCGCTACCGGCTGCGGGCGGCGTACCTGGTCGGCTGCGACGGCTCGCACAGCGCCGTGCGCAAGGCGGCCGGGATCGGCTTCCCCGGCGAGACCAGCCGTGAGGTGGTCATCCGGATGGCGCACGTGGTGCTGCCCCGCGCCGCGCTCACCCCGGCCGGCGCGCTGCGCGCCGCCGACGGCACCGCGTACCGGCCCTACCAGCTGCACCGTACGGCGCACGGCGCGTTCTCGTTCGCCTCGTTCATTCCCGGCGTGCACGTGCTGAGCACCCACGAGTGGGACGCCGCGGCACCCGGCGAGCAGGTGCCGATGTCCGTCGCCGAGGCCCGGACCAGCCTGTCCCGCGTGGTCGGCGCGGACGTCCCGGTCGCCGAGCCGCCCAGCGACGGCAGGCCGTGGATCCTGCGCCGGCTCACCGACCGCAACAACCGGCTGGCCGACCCGTACCGCGCGGGCCGGGTGTTCGTGGTCGGCGACGCCGCGCACGTGTTCGCGGGATTCGGCGGCTCCAATCTCAACCTCGGCCTGCAGGACGCGGTCAACCTGGCCTGGAAGCTGGCCCTGGTGACGCGTGGCCTGGCCCCGGACGCGCTGCTCGACACCTACGCCGCCGAGCGCAGGCCGCAGGCCCGGCGGGCCCTGGACCGCACCCGGGAGCAGGCCGAGCTGATGGCCCCCGGCGACGAGGTGACCGCCCGGCGCGAGCGGTACGCGGCGCGCCTGCGTGAACCCGGGTTCCTGCGCGAGGTCGCCGACGCCGTCGCGGGCCTGGATCTGCCGTACCCGATGGGCCAGGGTCCTGCCCTGCTCGGCCGGATGGCGCCCGACCTGCGGCTGACGCACGACGGCCGGCGCATCCGCCTCGCGTCGCTGCAGCACGGCGCCCGGCCGCTCCTGCTCGACCTCACCGGCGGCTCGGCGCTGGCCGCCGCGGCCGCCCCGTGGCGCGACCGCGTCGACCTGGTCCGCGCGACACCCCGCGACCCCGGCACTCCCCCGGCCCTGCTCATCCGCCCCGACGGCTACGTCGCCTGGACGAGTCCCGCCCCGGACGACCCCACCGGCCTCACCGACGCCGTCACCACCTGGTTCGGCCCGCCCCGCACCACGCCATGA
- a CDS encoding MFS transporter yields MKGLVGLLIAGTVSKVGSVLTFLAIPWLVLVTTGSPARMGLAAAAELLPYVLIGPLGAPLVDRIGPRRVSIVADLASAAVMAAVAFGQRGGFGVLLVLLVLAGALRGLGDCAKRVLLPSTIAASGVDMTRATTVYDGVNRLAGLLGAALGGVLIATLGAPRTVLLDGVSFVVCALLVAALVPARSAVTAADAPPPEPYLTALRGGVDFIRGDRLMLGILAMLFVTNLADQANAAVFVPVWIDEVLGSPEALGWVSAAFGLGAVLGNLVFTALAPRAPRYAVFTIGFLIGGSPRLAVMALSDDLTPALVAAFASGLAMAAVNPILAATMFERVPAHLQARVLSLSNAIGFAGIPLGGLLGGWAVEHIGLTPALLVFGACYLGATLLPVLSPGLWRQLDRRPAAAPHPRDAQPDGPMASAGAAATASVNLR; encoded by the coding sequence GTGAAGGGCCTGGTCGGCCTGCTGATCGCGGGCACCGTGTCGAAGGTCGGCAGCGTGCTGACGTTCCTGGCCATCCCGTGGCTCGTGCTGGTCACCACGGGCAGCCCGGCCCGGATGGGCCTGGCGGCGGCCGCCGAGCTGCTGCCGTACGTCCTGATCGGTCCGCTCGGCGCGCCCCTGGTCGACCGGATCGGCCCGCGCCGGGTGTCCATCGTCGCCGACCTGGCCAGCGCCGCCGTGATGGCGGCGGTGGCGTTCGGCCAGCGCGGCGGATTCGGGGTGCTGCTGGTGCTGCTCGTGCTCGCCGGGGCGCTGCGCGGGCTCGGCGACTGCGCCAAACGGGTGCTGCTCCCCTCGACCATCGCGGCGTCCGGGGTGGACATGACCCGCGCCACCACCGTGTACGACGGCGTGAACCGGCTCGCCGGGCTGCTCGGCGCGGCCCTGGGCGGGGTGCTGATCGCGACGCTGGGCGCACCGCGCACGGTGCTGCTGGACGGCGTCTCGTTCGTGGTGTGTGCGCTGCTGGTGGCCGCGCTGGTGCCCGCCCGCAGCGCGGTCACCGCCGCCGACGCCCCGCCGCCGGAGCCGTACCTGACCGCGCTGCGCGGCGGCGTCGACTTCATCCGTGGCGACCGGCTGATGCTGGGCATCCTGGCCATGCTGTTCGTGACCAACCTGGCCGACCAGGCCAACGCGGCCGTGTTCGTGCCGGTCTGGATCGACGAGGTGCTCGGCTCGCCGGAGGCGCTGGGCTGGGTGAGCGCGGCCTTCGGGCTCGGCGCGGTGCTGGGCAACCTGGTCTTCACCGCGCTCGCGCCGCGCGCGCCCCGCTACGCCGTGTTCACCATCGGGTTCCTGATCGGCGGCTCGCCCCGGCTGGCCGTGATGGCGCTGTCCGACGACCTGACGCCGGCGCTGGTCGCAGCCTTCGCCTCCGGGCTGGCGATGGCCGCGGTCAACCCGATCCTCGCCGCGACCATGTTCGAGCGGGTGCCCGCGCACCTCCAGGCCCGGGTGCTGAGCCTGTCCAACGCGATCGGGTTCGCGGGCATCCCGCTGGGCGGCCTGCTCGGCGGCTGGGCGGTGGAGCACATCGGACTGACCCCGGCCCTGCTGGTCTTCGGCGCGTGCTACCTGGGCGCGACCCTGCTGCCGGTGCTCTCGCCCGGCCTGTGGCGGCAGCTGGACCGGCGTCCGGCAGCCGCACCCCACCCACGTGACGCCCAACCTGACGGCCCCATGGCCTCCGCAGGTGCCGCCGCGACGGCCTCTGTCAACCTACGTTGA
- a CDS encoding HAD family hydrolase, producing MVTTLLLDVDGVLLVPAGSLDPNEELLAVLPRLAVDGVWLVTNQNPRRAAVIRELLGGRPGISGVLVSYEIGSLKPERAFFERALAEIGRTPQECLFVDDKPVYVAGGTAAGIDSVLFRDNAQLFDLLRARGLL from the coding sequence GTGGTGACGACGCTGCTGCTCGACGTGGACGGCGTGCTGCTGGTGCCCGCGGGCAGCCTCGATCCCAACGAGGAGCTGCTGGCCGTGCTGCCCCGGCTCGCGGTCGACGGCGTGTGGCTGGTCACCAACCAGAACCCGCGGCGCGCGGCCGTGATCCGCGAGCTGCTGGGCGGGCGGCCGGGCATCAGCGGCGTGCTGGTGTCGTACGAGATAGGTTCTCTGAAGCCGGAGCGGGCGTTCTTCGAGCGGGCCCTCGCCGAGATCGGGCGCACGCCGCAGGAGTGCCTGTTCGTCGACGACAAGCCGGTCTACGTCGCGGGCGGCACGGCCGCCGGGATCGACAGCGTGCTGTTCCGCGACAACGCGCAGCTGTTCGACCTGCTGCGTGCCCGCGGCCTGCTCTGA